Proteins found in one Legionella pneumophila subsp. pascullei genomic segment:
- a CDS encoding YggT family protein: protein MAGLTAVGYFLLSLLFTIVIFSLWLRIAIRFFRISAINPFSQLIHTITDPLVKPLQWIVNKPLQPGQKYDWIAFCALIIVELFKITSLSLLMYHAIIPFLFIFLYILVDLIIQPCEILFFAVLIRVIMSYINPKWQHPLADFLRIITTPILRLGRMIVPDISGFDFSPFIIMVILKIITLFLSASLPWKLL from the coding sequence ATGGCTGGTTTAACTGCTGTAGGGTATTTTTTATTATCCTTATTATTTACTATCGTTATTTTCAGTTTATGGCTTAGAATTGCCATACGATTTTTCCGTATCAGTGCTATTAATCCATTCTCGCAATTGATCCATACCATTACTGATCCTCTAGTGAAACCCTTGCAATGGATTGTAAATAAACCACTGCAACCAGGGCAAAAATACGACTGGATAGCATTTTGTGCTTTAATTATAGTGGAATTGTTCAAAATAACTTCACTAAGTTTACTGATGTATCACGCAATCATTCCATTTCTCTTTATTTTCCTTTACATACTTGTGGATTTAATAATTCAACCTTGCGAGATATTATTCTTTGCTGTTTTGATTCGAGTGATAATGAGCTATATCAATCCCAAGTGGCAACATCCGCTTGCTGATTTCTTGCGCATAATAACAACGCCAATTTTACGACTAGGCAGAATGATAGTCCCAGACATTTCAGGTTTTGATTTCTCCCCATTTATTATCATGGTGATATTAAAAATAATTACCCTGTTTCTAAGCGCTTCTTTGCCCTGGAAATTATTATAA
- a CDS encoding DUF2845 domain-containing protein produces the protein MKSILLMSLLLLLMPFRLMSAQSLYCPQNHGYINIGMTMEQVIAACGQPLSKQESNQPILQKIPVQQLIYNNLGNSDGLYSGSLNVPQGTAFYGVWNIPTGSSGVQLEIDILNNKVQDIRVNGGNTNAFSLCGDTSIQIGDPATKVYGACGSPNLVNNTYINQVVPTATKPQVWIYKPGQYQPAFSLTFVDGKLQSIGNN, from the coding sequence ATGAAATCGATACTACTTATGAGTTTATTATTGCTACTTATGCCATTCCGTTTAATGAGCGCACAGTCTTTATATTGCCCACAGAATCATGGTTATATCAATATTGGTATGACTATGGAGCAAGTCATCGCTGCATGCGGGCAACCACTGAGTAAACAAGAGTCCAATCAGCCTATTCTGCAGAAAATCCCTGTGCAGCAACTTATTTATAACAATCTGGGCAACTCCGATGGCCTGTATTCAGGATCATTAAATGTACCTCAAGGTACCGCTTTTTATGGCGTGTGGAATATACCTACAGGTAGTAGTGGCGTGCAATTAGAAATCGATATTCTCAATAATAAAGTACAAGATATTCGAGTGAATGGCGGAAATACCAATGCCTTTTCTTTATGTGGTGATACCAGTATTCAAATCGGAGATCCCGCCACTAAGGTTTATGGAGCTTGCGGTAGTCCAAATCTGGTCAATAACACTTACATTAACCAAGTGGTTCCTACAGCCACAAAACCACAAGTCTGGATTTATAAGCCAGGCCAATATCAACCAGCCTTTTCCTTGACTTTTGTCGACGGCAAACTACAATCCATCGGAAATAATTGA
- a CDS encoding S8 family serine peptidase encodes MGLKSGILGLSLLSLACGSFAATETIRVIIKYKQQPVAISSLKSQIFKSIQIPVKEMKPMANGAYSLVFDVSSAPAVVKAKEEDVTANVLERLRKNPNVLYAVKDRIGHFKPLPDPAINHELSQLLSHESQWDEFERPAGIRLESKPGLRDGAWAYTTGKSRKPIVVAVLDTGIALNDSLVNNLVKDNEGNVFGWNFAANNNDLSDETRSYHGTHVAGTIAGYGDIMNGVGEDLKILTVKIPAENGMFYESAVVNSIYWSVGGDVPGVPKNIHPAKVLNMSFGVDLEPGKEIDYCDEALQEALFFARKKGAVVAVAAGNDNVWEHYNAPAVCNGTIKVASTGPEGLRSYFSNYGPSITLAAPGGDKRYGTAGGILSTVNPGGGYNSSGFDFYQGTSMASPHVAGVAGLIFAVSNKSLKPEQVEQILYVTTHEFGQSNDANKSCVGKKPCGHGILDADNAVQVALNGYDVLFSAPKMADLATHECGKNRLKPGKNIINDNTVTWIQTKASCEADISYQNPHVEKTKDGKIYAYYGSISYELDQSAYKECHVIGYDGVGCYL; translated from the coding sequence ATGGGTTTGAAATCAGGAATATTGGGATTAAGTCTTTTATCACTTGCTTGTGGCAGTTTTGCTGCAACTGAAACAATCAGGGTTATTATTAAATACAAACAGCAACCCGTCGCCATTTCTTCACTAAAATCACAAATCTTTAAATCTATTCAAATACCTGTTAAAGAAATGAAGCCTATGGCTAATGGCGCTTATTCGCTTGTTTTTGATGTATCCAGTGCGCCTGCTGTTGTTAAGGCTAAAGAAGAGGATGTTACAGCCAATGTTTTGGAACGTTTGCGCAAAAATCCCAATGTACTTTATGCAGTTAAAGACAGAATAGGGCATTTTAAACCTCTTCCTGATCCAGCAATAAACCATGAATTAAGTCAATTGCTATCCCATGAGAGTCAATGGGATGAGTTTGAAAGACCAGCAGGAATTCGCTTGGAATCCAAACCTGGTTTAAGAGATGGCGCATGGGCATATACCACAGGAAAGTCCAGGAAGCCGATAGTTGTTGCGGTTTTAGATACAGGGATTGCATTGAATGACAGTTTGGTGAATAACCTTGTAAAAGATAATGAAGGCAATGTATTTGGATGGAATTTTGCAGCGAATAACAATGATTTATCCGATGAAACCAGGTCATACCATGGCACTCACGTTGCCGGTACCATTGCAGGGTATGGTGATATCATGAATGGAGTTGGTGAGGATTTAAAAATTCTGACTGTTAAAATTCCTGCTGAGAATGGTATGTTTTATGAAAGTGCTGTGGTGAATAGTATCTATTGGTCTGTTGGAGGCGATGTTCCCGGAGTTCCTAAAAATATACATCCAGCCAAGGTATTAAATATGAGTTTTGGTGTCGATTTGGAGCCTGGAAAAGAAATCGATTATTGTGACGAGGCTTTACAAGAGGCTTTGTTCTTTGCTCGAAAAAAAGGAGCTGTAGTCGCTGTTGCTGCCGGAAATGATAATGTTTGGGAACACTATAATGCCCCAGCTGTGTGTAATGGAACGATCAAGGTTGCCTCCACTGGACCAGAAGGGTTGCGTTCCTATTTTTCAAACTATGGCCCCAGTATAACCCTTGCAGCACCGGGTGGTGATAAGCGTTATGGTACTGCGGGAGGTATTTTATCTACTGTAAACCCGGGAGGTGGGTACAATTCATCCGGTTTTGATTTTTATCAAGGGACGAGTATGGCTTCGCCACATGTAGCTGGGGTAGCTGGTTTAATTTTTGCCGTCAGTAATAAATCTTTAAAACCTGAACAAGTAGAACAGATACTGTATGTTACTACGCATGAGTTTGGGCAGAGCAACGATGCCAATAAATCTTGCGTCGGCAAAAAACCTTGTGGACATGGGATATTGGATGCGGATAATGCTGTGCAGGTCGCATTGAATGGTTATGATGTATTATTCTCAGCCCCTAAAATGGCTGATCTGGCAACACACGAATGCGGCAAGAACAGGTTGAAGCCTGGAAAAAATATCATTAATGACAATACAGTGACCTGGATTCAAACGAAAGCAAGCTGTGAAGCCGATATAAGTTATCAGAATCCGCATGTTGAAAAAACCAAAGATGGTAAGATTTATGCTTATTATGGTTCGATAAGCTATGAATTGGATCAGTCTGCTTATAAAGAATGTCATGTCATCGGATATGATGGCGTGGGTTGTTATTTATGA